Genomic DNA from Brenneria izadpanahii:
AGTATAGAATGTTGATATGAAGAACAATAAAAACAATAGTCCACCCTGAATCATCCCCAAAATGATCCCCGGTTTAAGAGATATTTTCACTTCCTCTATAAACCTGTCATTTGCTCTGCCATACCTTTCGTTCATCCACCTTGTCTGATTAAAGGAACGAAGAAACTCGAATGACCGTATACCCTCTGACATCATTTTATAGTTACTTGATGCTGTTTCAAACCACTTCTGCTGAAGCTTTTGAGCAATAATGGAGAAGTTATAAGTGAAATAAACAAATGCTGACAGAAGGATAAAAACAACAACTGCAAGAAAGGCACTTGCTTTATAGCCAATAATTATCAGCAGAAGTATACACTCCAGACTCAATGGAAGAAGAGTAAAAATAAGATTATAAAGCGCAGACCGAATACCACCCAAACCGCGATCTATTATAATAGCGCTTTCACTGCTTGTATTTTTCCTTGCATCCGTGAAAGATAATGAAAAAAATTTATTCAATGTGTTTAATATAAGGCTCTTTTGCAATATCTGTTCAAAGTAAACGTAACAGGCCAGTCTGAATTCCTCAAGAAAACGTGAGACACAAAATATCCCGGCATAAACCAGACAAAGCATAAGAATATTTTCCCTGACATACCCGGAAAAACTGATTATATATGCGAAAAATACGGGTGTAGACACACGCAACAATGTAGTTAATAAGAACAGAACTACCGCAAGGTAAAAGTAACCTTTGCTTCTTTTATCTATCATCTTCCAACTGCGAGATGCTATATATAGAAAATTATTCATGCGAAGGCAATAGGTCCTGTATTAACTTGTCCAGAATAGCCATAATAGTTCGCGGCTTCCTCATTAGCAAACTCATTACATCGATCAAGACTCATCGACGTAAAACCATTGACACTTTTTATATTATAGTAGAAAAGTGACATCCGTGGATCACTGAAAATAATTTTTCTGTTCCATATCAATAGTTCCTCTTCATAGAAATTCTTGATAAACTCAATATTCTCATTAATATTCCTCCTTTCAATCCTCTGATTATTCAGAATATAAGAGAACTTCTTAATTACATTCGGATTATTAAAACTTGCATACCCTGATATTATCGGGTCATCAATAGTTTGGTTCTGGTAAAATCTCGAATCTGAGATATTTTGCATCAGAATATAAGCTTGATACATCTCGGTGAGAGATTTTTCTACTGCCTTTTCAATATGCTCATGGCCGGCAGCACCTGCCGAAAAATGTACAGGACCTTTCTCAGATAAATACACAGATACAAAAGTTCTTACCGGTGAGATAAGTGAAACATCAAATAGATAGACCTCTCCATTTTCTAGCAAATGATCCATAAATCGTAGATGAGGGACATTAAACTGCCAAAGGGTATCCGGTGATATCCTGATAAAAGATAAGCAATGCCCATAATACCAGAATAGCGACAACGCCTGCCTTTCACAGTACTCATCACGGCTACCAAGAAATGCACCTTCATCTGTATAGTGAAGCGCGGTACCTGAACTATCTCTGAATCCATATTTCACATCATCAGGGCAAATCCCAAGCGTGAATGCAACCAAAGGGGCCAAGTAAATATTTCCTGATAATTGTTCACGCACTTGGGTCATTATGAATTTATGAACTGCTATATCTTCGTTGTTCTGTGCTGAAGACAGTGTCCGAAGAAACCACTTTTGTATAAAGGGTTCTAGTTCACTTAGCGTTGTTTGTTTCGTTCCATAATCTGAATCTGAATAACACAGATGCCTTTCCAACCCCTCCCCGATAGCCCGGGTGACAACAAGCCGATCATACCCGGTTGCACAACTGGCAATCCCTCTTTCAAGGTGCATTCTCACCATCATGGGTGCATTCAGGTTTGGTGAAAGGTCATAACAAATACGTAAGAATTTCGGACCTAACATTAAGACCTCCCGACCAGTTGGCAAACGACTGGTAAAATGACTCTTGGATCAAGGCCCAGTGCAACCGTCAGTGCTTCATCATTAAATCCCCCCCAAACTCTGTTATCGAGTTCAAGAGTGTTGCAGGCTATTTCCATATTCCGGTACATCGAACCGATCTCTAGCATTGCCAGGCGATACCCTCGATAGCCATATTTTGCTGCATGTTTAGTAATAACCGAACCATAAAGGATAAAGAAATCGTAATCGCTAAATTTATCATTTTTCCCAATAAAAAGACTTTCTTCAACCACCTTTATTGATAGTGCTGAAAGACTCTCTATTTCTCCCGAAAGAGGTAAAAAGTGATAAGCTCCCGGTTGAAAATTACTTATGTTTTTTACATAAATAATTACTTGTCCGGAATACAGAGCACCACCACTTGGGTAAGGCATAATAATTCTTTCACCAGAACGGTGAGCCCCATAACAACTGTTAATAAGGGCGGAAAAAACATCCCCGGATAAAGGAGAGCAAGCAGAAAAACCAGATGAAGATGGTACCCTGTGAAATGAATGAAGAATCTCATCATTCCGAAGTTCACGTTTCACATTACCAAAACGGTGCTCAGACCATTCAAGCATCCGGTTCTGTCCGTCCGTCAGAAGCGTTCGGTTAAAATTAAAGGGATTAATTTTCTTATCCACACGATTGCAGGTTTTTACATGGAAATCCATTAAATCGTTATGTACCCTCTGATCAATTGTATCATTTAAAACTGCCAGCATATAGTCAAACATTGGTCTGCTCCTTTGACTTATGATAATGAAGCAGGCAATCACAACGAAATGAAAATGGTATATCCATTTCCTGCTTTTCCAACGTATACATATTAATAATTTTTGTATGTTCTGTATTACACTCTGCGAAAACTGAACGCCCCTTACCGGATAGAATATCTACATCCTGCATGACTACTCTACAGATAAATGCCAAATCCAGTAAATCCGGTTTCACTTCCGGTAAGGTTGAATGATAAAGATGCTCAAGATAAAGCATAGCATTTGAAAGACTATTTATTTTATTCTCACTATCATAGTAAACCCGATCCATCAGATAATCGTAGACACATAACATACAGGGATTGCAAAGAGACTTTGACCAGATATGACTTATTACAGCATATTCCCCAATTATAAAAACGAACAAACATAATTGGTTAGATTTTGTTCCATTCATTAACCTTTCAATTTGCTCTCTTTTCGGCCAGACAGGAAGAAAAAATATTAAAATAGCATTATCGTTCAGAGAGTTCGTTTCAAAATATTCATTAATAGTATAAAAACTTAAAATAGAACAATCATTTTCAAAAAGTAATAACACACTCTTTTCATCAGTGATGAAATGAATATCTCTCATCAAATATCTATCCGATAATTTTATTAAAACCTGTGTTTCATTGGTAAGATAGTTAATAACCTCCTCTTGTTTATCCATATCCCCACCATAAGCAACCCATTTTTTTATCAAAAAGTCATATGTAACAACAATTTCAGCACTGATAGTTGCAAGCAATTTAGACATTACGCAATCATCAACAACAAAAACCCCTTTTGGGGTGTACATTACTGTCTTTCCAGCAGATTGTGAGATACTGACAGGTGTTCTTGAATATAACATGCTAGTTTCTCCCCATGTTTTTAAAGGCCACAACCTAAAGGCATGACCTTTAATTAATGGTTAGTGTGGATTTAATTAACCTTAACCACCATCACTACAGTTACTTGGCGCACTGTTGGAGCAAGCTGCACAATTTCCCGGCGACTGACTGTAAAGCCCCTTTTTGACAGGATTGTTTTTATTGACGATCTGTGAACCAAAGCGGTTTTTCAGTTTAGACATAATAACTCTCCTTACCCAAGTATTGATATTACAGGTTATTTATAACACCGACTATTGACTGTTAAGTCATATAAAATCTTAACGACATTACCGAATTAATCAATTTTTTTAAATTACTCTCATCACTATTAAAAAGCAACTCACTACATATTAATAGAAAAAATCTATCATAATGAAAGGCTGTCAACTTCGAAAAGCATTTAATTACAAAAACAAAAACCCTTTAACTTTATGATTTTAATCATTCAATGACATAGAATTATTTATCACACCGAACCTTCCCCAAAATATTACCGCCATCAAAACATAATATTTAAATATTTATTTTTGTTATCCACTGCAAATAAAAAATAAACTTACCACCTTTAAATTATTAACAACCTATTAATAATTTATTTTATTTATGGAAATATTATCTAATTCATTTAAATTAATATAAAAACAAAAGAATATTAAATATATATAGTAATCATTGAAGATTCTTGATTTTATACATTATGGAGATCATGCCTTCCAGCATGAATATATTTATCACTATGAATAAAAACAGAATCAGTTCGTTGAATATTATGCGAATTTAAAAGAAATCGCCGGTGATGAACCGATTGATGTGGTTCATCCGACACAAGCCACGGAAATCAGCTATGGGTGGATACTCAAAGGTTAGAAAAAGCAGTCAGGACCACGGGAAGCCAGCCGGGCCCTCCTGAACATTTTGGGTGCGCTGAATCTGAACGATATCGGCGGGACAGTCATTCATTACTATAAAAGCGATTAATGACTATATCCAATAAATAAGTCGCTTAAGAAAATGGCAACCAGAACCGATACCCTTTATGCAGCGGACTTGTCTATGGATTGTCAGCCAACAAACGCGCATACCATTTCTAGGGAGGAGCATTATGTCAATATCTATTGATGCAGCAGGAAGCAGCGCCGCCATCGCTGGCGGAACAGGCAATACCAGCGCTGAAACCCGCATTTTAAATCGTATCGAAGTTCTGAATAAGCAATTGAAGACGCTGGTATCACAAGCCTTGTCCGCCGAAAGCAGTAAAGAGCGGGAGGCGATCCTCGCACAAAGAAAGATGATCCAGTCGGAAATATCCATGCTGCAGGCTGAGTTGGCAAAAATTCAGCTTGAACAGTTTGCGGCGGCTCAAAATAAGAAAGAGATCGAAGAAATGAACGCGGCGACCAAAACGAGTGATGGCGCGCCACAGGATAACAGCGGCAAGGCATAAGCGGTAGAGGCTCGCTTGCCGCCGGCCTGCCTTTATTTATGCAGAGGCAGAAACCGTTTCGTGCGCCGGAATGCCGCCATTTCTATGCTATGCCGCAGCCCGCATTCGGCCCAGGCGCGGCGGGCTTGCGGCGCAAACGGTCAGGACGCGGCGATAAACTGTGCTCGCAAAGCCTGAACCTGATCGCGCAGTTCGGCAGCCTCTTCAAATTCCAGATTCTGCGCATGCGTCATCATCTTGCTTTCCAGCTCGCGAATCTTCTGTTCCAGCGCTTTCGGCGTCATTAACTGATAGCCCGCAGCCGGCTCGGCGGCTTTTTTACCTCGCCCTTTGCCTTTATGGTTCGGCTGGCCCAATTGCAGAATATCGGCGATTTTCTTATTCAACCCCTGCGGTACGATGCCGTGTTCATGGTTGTAAGCCTGCTGTTTCTCACGCCGGCGTTCCGTTTCGCTAATCGCCCGTTCCATGGACGGCGTAATTCTGTCGCCATACAGAATGGCTTTACCGTTCAGGTTTCGCGCCGCACGACCGATGGTCTGAATCAGCGAGCGCTCGGAACGCAGGAAACCTTCTTTATCGGCATCCAGAATCGCCACCAGCGACACTTCCGGCATATCCAGCCCTTCCCGCAACAGGTTGATGCCCACCAGCACGTCAAACTCGCCAAGCCGCAGATCGCGGATAATCTCGACGCGCTCCACCGTATCGATATCAGAGTGCAGATAACGCACCCGCTCGCCGTGCTCTTCCAGATATTCCGTCAAATCTTCCGCCATTCGTTTGGTCAGCGTGGTGACCAGCACCCGCTCGTTCACGGCGGCGCGCAACCGGATCTCCGACAGCAAATCGTCCACCTGGGTGGCGACCGGCCTGACCTCCAGCACCGGATCGAGCAGGCCGGTGGGCCGCACCACCTGATCGATCACTTCGCCGCCGGATTTTTCCAACTCATAGTTGCCCGGCGTCGCCGATACATAAATGGTCTGCGGCGCCAGCGCCTCAAACTCCTCGAACTTCAGCGGCCGGTTATCCAACGCCGACGGCAGGCGGAAGCCGTACTCCACCAGCGTTTCTTTGCGCGCCCGGTCGCCGCGGTACATACCGCCAATCTGCGGGATGGTGACGTGCGATTCGTCGACCACCAGCAGCCCATCGGCCGGCAGATAGTCAAACAGGGTCGGCGGCGGCTCTCCGGGCCCGCGCCCGGAGAGATAGCGCGAGTAGTTTTCGATCCCCGAGCAATAACCAAGCTCGTTCATCATTTCCAGGTCAAACTGCGTTCGCTGGCTCAGCCGCTGCTCTTCCACCAGCTTATCGTTCGCCAGCAGTATTTTGCGGCGTTCGGCCAGTTCAACCTTGATATCCTCCATCGCCTGCAAGATACGCTCGCGCGGCGTCACATAGTGCGTTTTCGGATAGATGGTATAGCGCGGCACGGTTTGCAGAATCTGCCCGGTCAACGGGTCGAACAGCGACAGGCGTTCCACCTCCTCATCAAACAGCTCGACGCGCAGCGCCACCTCGTCGGACTCGGCAGGGAAAATATCAATCACTTCGCCCCGAACGCGGAAGGTTCCGCGCTGAAACGCCTGATCGTTACGGGTATATTGCAGCTCCGCCAGACGCCGCAAAATCGCGCGCTGGTCGATAAGCATCCCCTTCGTCAGATGCAGCATCATTTTCAGATACAGATCGGGATCGCCCAAACCATAAATGGCGGAAACCGAGGCGACCACCACCACGTCGCGCCGCTCCAGCATGGCTTTGGTCGCCGAGAGCCGCATCTGCTCAATATGTTCGTTGACCGACGCATCCTTCTCAATGAAGGTATCGGAACTCGGCACATAGGCTTCCGGCTGATAGTAGTCGTAATAAGAGACGAAATATTCCACCGCGTTATCCGGGAAAAACGCCTTCATTTCCCCGTAAAGCTGGGCGGCCAGCGTTTTATTGGGGGCCAGCACCATGGTGGGACGGTTCAGATCGGCGATCACGTTGGCGATGGTAAAGGTTTTACCCGATCCGGTTACGCCCAACAGCGTCTGATGCGCCAATCCATCCTCTAACCCTTCCTTTAAACGGCGAATGGCTTCCGGCTGATCGCCCGCTGGTTTAAATTCGGAATTCAGTTTGAATACTTTACTCATAATCGAATACGTTTCTCTTGGATGGGCTGCCGGATGTCAAGCGAATGGAACCGGATGGCTATCGTCGGCACTCACAGTATTATGGAAATCAATCTCAGGCTTTGCCACCACCATGATACTGGATATAAAAACAGCATCAAGGGGATTATGATCCGCGCGCGCGATTAATCCACCAACCGGCTTGCCAACACATCGGTTTTCAGTTCGCCGGTAAAATATTTATCCCCAGATTAATAATTTTGCTAATGAATAGGAGATAGTCGCTGCCGCTAATTTATGCAACTGCATGTCATCAACGGGAAAGGGACTTGATTTTAAATAACGCAATGATTTAAAAAGAGTTAACAAAAAAGCAGAGAATAACGTCAACCTGGCGGGAACCCGCGTCGTTTCTCGCCTGGCATGGTTTTTCTATCTCTAATGCACACAGTTATCCACAGAAATAGTGGATAACCCCCACAACCCCGCATCCGCTCTGCGCTGCCGAAATACTATCGTCACATAATAGAGGTATCGATATAGGTTTTCTTCACCTTTTTTCTGCAATTTATCTGATAAATATTAGGTGAAAAAACGATAAGCGCGGGAACTGACAGATACGCGCATAGCCCACGCTGTCAAGGGCTAAGATGCGAATTTCAAGATATTTTTTCTACCGGGCGCTGATGAATATGACGCTAATTATCAGCGCGGGAATAGCGATAAAATATACTATTAACGCCATCCCCTATTTACTATTTAGGATTGCCGATGGGAAAATTTACGTTACGCCAGCCGAGTCAAATCGACATACTGTCCTAAATTTCGCGACAGGGGATCGGCCAAATGCGGAATTTCCCCCAGCATCGGCGCAGACAACCGCTGTCGTAAGCTGGACAGATATTCCTGATGCCGTTTTCCCGGCGGCATAATATCGTTGGCGATCCAGCCGCTGAGCGTCAGCCCGGCCTGTCTGACGGCGCAGGCGGTCAGCAACGCGTGATTAATGCAGCCGAGTTTGATCCCCACCACCAAAATAACCGGCAGTTGTTCCCGCGCCACCCAGTCAGCAAAGGTTTCCCGCTCCGACAGCGGCGTCAGCCAGCCTCCGGCGCCTTCCACCAGCAGCCAGTCGGCCTGCGCTGCCAGCGCTTGCAGCCCGGCGGAAAGCTCAGCCAGCCGAATCGGCCGCCGTTGCGCGGCGCTGACGATATGCGGCGACGTCGGCTCGACGAACGCCACCGGATTGACGGCATGGTAATCAAGCCGCACGCTGCTATTAGCCTGAAGCGATAACGCATCGCCGTTACGTATTCCTTCCGGCGTAACGTCACAGCCGGATGCCACCGGCTTATACCCCGCGGTGCGGTATCCGGCCTGATTAGCGGCTTGCAACAACGCGCTGCTGGCAACCGTTTTACCGACCTCCGTATCGGTTCCTGTCACAAACCAGCGTCTAGTCACGATAAATTACTCCATAAACCAGTTGATAACTAAGCGGGTAGCCATCCTCTCGCGGCGGGTACGACGCGGAGAGCGCCGCAAGACGCTTACGGCTGAGCAAACCGGGCGTCCGCCCCTGATGCAGCCAGGTGGCGCCGATACCTTTCAGCGATTTGAGCAAGGCCGGCACATCAGGAAAACAGCAGGTGACGCATTCCTGATGAAGTTGGTAACGATAAGGGCGGCAAGCGGCTTCAATGGCGGAAACGGGCAGAAACCGATTCACCCGGCGGGTGCCGTCCAAACGCTGCCAGGCCTGAGCCAGCTCAATCAGCGAGCCTTCCGCCAGCGTGGAAAATGCGATCGCGCCGCCGGCGCGGGTAACCCGGTGGAATTCGGCCAACGCCGCAGGCAGATCATCGCACCACTGCACCGCCAGATTGCTGTAGCTGATGTCCACGCTGCAATCCGCCAGCGGCAGATTTTCTATGTCCCCCAGCACATAACGCGCGGCGGAGCGCCGTTCTGCGGCGCAGGCCAGCATCTCCGCGGATAGATCCAGCGCCGTCACGCTTTTCCCCAACTGCTGCCAGCAACGGCTGAAATACCCGGTTCCGCAGCCGGCATCCAGCACCTGCCGCCCGTTGTGAGCCGCGATCATGTTGAGTAATCGCTCGCCGCTGGCGCGTTGCAGCGCGGCAAAGCGGTCATAGCTGGCGGCCGCCCGGCCAAAAGCCCGGGCAATAGCCTGTTTGTTATGCGTATGCGCGTCAGACAGCATGATGCAGCACCGTCAACAGCCGTTCGATATCTTCCGGCCGGTGCGCCGCCGTCAGCGTAATCCTTAGCCGGGCGCTGCCGGGGGGAACCGTGGGAGGACGCATCGCACTGACCCACAGCCCCTGCGCGCGAACTCGCGCCGTCAACGCCAATGCGCGGGCATTGTCGCCCACCACCAGCGGCTGAATGGCGCATTGGGAATCCATCAGTTGGAAAGCGGCGGCATCGCAACCGGCACGGAACTGGGCGATATTGCGCCGTAGCTGCGCGCGCAACGCCTCGCCCTGCCGGATACACGCCAGCGACGCGCTCAATGCGCACGCCTGCGCCGCGGGCATGGAGGTGCTGTAAATTAAATGGCGGGCAAATTGCAGCAGATATTCCGCCAGCGGTTCCGCGCATAGCACGGCGGCGCCGCTGACGCCGAAGGCTTTGCCGAAAGTGACGATCAAGAGTTCGGGCTTTACGCCCTGCGACCAACAGCTCCCCCGCCCTTCATCCCCCTGGACGCCGATGCCGTGCGCATCATCCACCATCAGCCATGCGCCATGTTCACGGCACAGCGCATGCAGCGGCGCGAGCGGCGCGGCGTCGCCGTCCATGCTGAAGACGCCCTCGGTCATCGCCAGCGCTTGCCCCTCGGCCGTTTTCTCCAACAGTTGCCGCAACGAATCTTCATCGTTGTGGATAAAGCGCCGCAAGGTTGCCGGCGAATGCGCGGCAGCCTCCAGCAAAGAGGCATGGCTCAGCCTATCGGCCAGAATACGGTCGCCCTTCTGGGTCAACGCCGCCACCACCGCCTGATTCGCGGCATAACCGGAAATAAATAACAGCGCGCGCGGATAGCCCAGCCAGTCGGCCAGTTGCCGTTCCAGCCGCGCGTGGGCGTCGGTATAACCGGTGACATGGCCGGAGCCGCCGCTGCCGACGCCATAGCGCTCCGCCCCCTGCCGCCAGGCCTGAATGATATCGGGATGACGGCTCAACCCCAGATAGTCATTGCTGGAAAAATTGATGTAGCGCTGTCCCTCCAGTTCCAGCCAACGGCCATTCCCCCCCTGATTCGCCTGCCGCGTCCGGTAGGCGTCATCCTGGCGGCGCTGTTCCAACGCCGACGCAATACGTTGTTGCCAGCTCATTGGCTCATCCGCCCTTTGGGATCCGCCTTACCGCGGCGATGTTCCTTATATCGCGGCATTTTTTTATACCGCGGCATTGTAGAACTGGTCCGTATCGGCATGGGTGGTTAACTGCTGCGTCAGCCGCTCCTGCTGTTGATTGTCGCCGTATTCGATCTCGGTCTGCTGCGGATTCAGCCCCAGCTTGCGGAACAGCGCCAAATCTTTGTCCTCTTTGGGGTTCGGCGTGGTGAGCAGTTTGCAGCCATAGAAAATGGAGTTGGCGCCGGCCATAAAGCACATCGCCTGCGTCTGTTCGTTCATCTGCTCGCGTCCGGCGGATAAGCGCACGTATGACGTCGGCATCATGATGCGGGCCACGGCGATGGTGCGGATGAAATCGAACGGATCGACGTCCTCGTTATCGGCCAGCGGCGTACCTTTTACCTTGACCAGCATATTGATCGGCACGCTTTCCGGCGGCTTAGGCAGGTTAGCCAACTGCACCAGCAGGCCCGCGCGGTCGCGCACCGTTTCCCCCAGACCGACGATGCCGCCGGAGCACACTTTGATCCCGGCGTTACGCACCTTATCCAGCGTATCCAACCGCTCCTGATAGCTGCGGGTAGTGATGATGCTGCCGTAAAATTCGGGCGAGGTGTCCAGATTGTGGTTATAAAAATCCAGACCGGCCGAAGCCAGACGCTCCGCCTGATCGCCGTTCAACGTTCCCAGCGTCATGCAGGTTTCCATGCCCAGCGCCTTTACGCCCTGCACCATCTTTTCCAGATACGGCATGTCGCGCTCATGCGGATTCTTCCAGGCGGCGCCCATGCAGAAACGGGTCGAGCCCGCGGCCTTCGCCTGACGGGCGGACGCCAACACCTGATCCACCTGCATCAGCCGTTCGGTTTCAATCCCCGTGCGGTAGCGGGAGCTTTGCGGGCAATATTTACAGTCTTCAGGACAGGCTCCGGTTTTAATCGACAACAGCGTGCTCACCTGCACCTGCCGGGGATCGAAATGCTGGCGGTGAACCTGCTGGGCTTCAAACATCAGTTCCAGAAAGGGCTTATCGAAGAGATTTTGCGCTTGCTCAAGCGTCCAGTGAATGCGGTCTGCCATGTCGGCATCTCCAAAATAAAAACACTTCGTCAGTTTAAATTAACCCTTTATACTGTCAACCAAC
This window encodes:
- the bioB gene encoding biotin synthase BioB, with product MADRIHWTLEQAQNLFDKPFLELMFEAQQVHRQHFDPRQVQVSTLLSIKTGACPEDCKYCPQSSRYRTGIETERLMQVDQVLASARQAKAAGSTRFCMGAAWKNPHERDMPYLEKMVQGVKALGMETCMTLGTLNGDQAERLASAGLDFYNHNLDTSPEFYGSIITTRSYQERLDTLDKVRNAGIKVCSGGIVGLGETVRDRAGLLVQLANLPKPPESVPINMLVKVKGTPLADNEDVDPFDFIRTIAVARIMMPTSYVRLSAGREQMNEQTQAMCFMAGANSIFYGCKLLTTPNPKEDKDLALFRKLGLNPQQTEIEYGDNQQQERLTQQLTTHADTDQFYNAAV
- the bioC gene encoding malonyl-ACP O-methyltransferase BioC produces the protein MLSDAHTHNKQAIARAFGRAAASYDRFAALQRASGERLLNMIAAHNGRQVLDAGCGTGYFSRCWQQLGKSVTALDLSAEMLACAAERRSAARYVLGDIENLPLADCSVDISYSNLAVQWCDDLPAALAEFHRVTRAGGAIAFSTLAEGSLIELAQAWQRLDGTRRVNRFLPVSAIEAACRPYRYQLHQECVTCCFPDVPALLKSLKGIGATWLHQGRTPGLLSRKRLAALSASYPPREDGYPLSYQLVYGVIYRD
- the bioD gene encoding dethiobiotin synthase, translating into MTRRWFVTGTDTEVGKTVASSALLQAANQAGYRTAGYKPVASGCDVTPEGIRNGDALSLQANSSVRLDYHAVNPVAFVEPTSPHIVSAAQRRPIRLAELSAGLQALAAQADWLLVEGAGGWLTPLSERETFADWVAREQLPVILVVGIKLGCINHALLTACAVRQAGLTLSGWIANDIMPPGKRHQEYLSSLRQRLSAPMLGEIPHLADPLSRNLGQYVDLTRLA
- the bioF gene encoding 8-amino-7-oxononanoate synthase; its protein translation is MSWQQRIASALEQRRQDDAYRTRQANQGGNGRWLELEGQRYINFSSNDYLGLSRHPDIIQAWRQGAERYGVGSGGSGHVTGYTDAHARLERQLADWLGYPRALLFISGYAANQAVVAALTQKGDRILADRLSHASLLEAAAHSPATLRRFIHNDEDSLRQLLEKTAEGQALAMTEGVFSMDGDAAPLAPLHALCREHGAWLMVDDAHGIGVQGDEGRGSCWSQGVKPELLIVTFGKAFGVSGAAVLCAEPLAEYLLQFARHLIYSTSMPAAQACALSASLACIRQGEALRAQLRRNIAQFRAGCDAAAFQLMDSQCAIQPLVVGDNARALALTARVRAQGLWVSAMRPPTVPPGSARLRITLTAAHRPEDIERLLTVLHHAV
- the uvrB gene encoding excinuclease ABC subunit UvrB, with the translated sequence MSKVFKLNSEFKPAGDQPEAIRRLKEGLEDGLAHQTLLGVTGSGKTFTIANVIADLNRPTMVLAPNKTLAAQLYGEMKAFFPDNAVEYFVSYYDYYQPEAYVPSSDTFIEKDASVNEHIEQMRLSATKAMLERRDVVVVASVSAIYGLGDPDLYLKMMLHLTKGMLIDQRAILRRLAELQYTRNDQAFQRGTFRVRGEVIDIFPAESDEVALRVELFDEEVERLSLFDPLTGQILQTVPRYTIYPKTHYVTPRERILQAMEDIKVELAERRKILLANDKLVEEQRLSQRTQFDLEMMNELGYCSGIENYSRYLSGRGPGEPPPTLFDYLPADGLLVVDESHVTIPQIGGMYRGDRARKETLVEYGFRLPSALDNRPLKFEEFEALAPQTIYVSATPGNYELEKSGGEVIDQVVRPTGLLDPVLEVRPVATQVDDLLSEIRLRAAVNERVLVTTLTKRMAEDLTEYLEEHGERVRYLHSDIDTVERVEIIRDLRLGEFDVLVGINLLREGLDMPEVSLVAILDADKEGFLRSERSLIQTIGRAARNLNGKAILYGDRITPSMERAISETERRREKQQAYNHEHGIVPQGLNKKIADILQLGQPNHKGKGRGKKAAEPAAGYQLMTPKALEQKIRELESKMMTHAQNLEFEEAAELRDQVQALRAQFIAAS
- a CDS encoding YcaO-like family protein; this translates as MLGPKFLRICYDLSPNLNAPMMVRMHLERGIASCATGYDRLVVTRAIGEGLERHLCYSDSDYGTKQTTLSELEPFIQKWFLRTLSSAQNNEDIAVHKFIMTQVREQLSGNIYLAPLVAFTLGICPDDVKYGFRDSSGTALHYTDEGAFLGSRDEYCERQALSLFWYYGHCLSFIRISPDTLWQFNVPHLRFMDHLLENGEVYLFDVSLISPVRTFVSVYLSEKGPVHFSAGAAGHEHIEKAVEKSLTEMYQAYILMQNISDSRFYQNQTIDDPIISGYASFNNPNVIKKFSYILNNQRIERRNINENIEFIKNFYEEELLIWNRKIIFSDPRMSLFYYNIKSVNGFTSMSLDRCNEFANEEAANYYGYSGQVNTGPIAFA
- a CDS encoding SagB/ThcOx family dehydrogenase translates to MFDYMLAVLNDTIDQRVHNDLMDFHVKTCNRVDKKINPFNFNRTLLTDGQNRMLEWSEHRFGNVKRELRNDEILHSFHRVPSSSGFSACSPLSGDVFSALINSCYGAHRSGERIIMPYPSGGALYSGQVIIYVKNISNFQPGAYHFLPLSGEIESLSALSIKVVEESLFIGKNDKFSDYDFFILYGSVITKHAAKYGYRGYRLAMLEIGSMYRNMEIACNTLELDNRVWGGFNDEALTVALGLDPRVILPVVCQLVGRS
- a CDS encoding ATP-binding cassette domain-containing protein codes for the protein MNNFLYIASRSWKMIDKRSKGYFYLAVVLFLLTTLLRVSTPVFFAYIISFSGYVRENILMLCLVYAGIFCVSRFLEEFRLACYVYFEQILQKSLILNTLNKFFSLSFTDARKNTSSESAIIIDRGLGGIRSALYNLIFTLLPLSLECILLLIIIGYKASAFLAVVVFILLSAFVYFTYNFSIIAQKLQQKWFETASSNYKMMSEGIRSFEFLRSFNQTRWMNERYGRANDRFIEEVKISLKPGIILGMIQGGLLFLLFFISTFYTIHTSTDADEMVSLLVLVNGLLLQIAIPLLQFSSSYRFFIQGLSSARQLFNLLALRSVEEKKSHNLNVNVKGFQLDGVMVVYPDGKRITFPDLYIPENEIVIISGDSGVGKSSLAKVLAGLCEYDGCVNTNFKSDDIFYLHQNVDIFDMNFDENIILGKSRDEMKLVSCLNRVGFSEDEIRSMSERSFGEMGTNISGGQAQRVGLARMLYHDAKVMILDEPTTGLDDATVLKIIWAIAESSKGRTAIIVTHDERVKRIGTEHIHLT
- a CDS encoding FlxA-like family protein; this translates as MSISIDAAGSSAAIAGGTGNTSAETRILNRIEVLNKQLKTLVSQALSAESSKEREAILAQRKMIQSEISMLQAELAKIQLEQFAAAQNKKEIEEMNAATKTSDGAPQDNSGKA